The following are encoded together in the Bacillus sp. V2I10 genome:
- a CDS encoding ABC transporter permease subunit has protein sequence MNSAMMKAIIKKDLRDIFRSKNLFATLIIIPVIFSAIIPAALLGSALIFDIEEMAGNDAQKLISSFLTHLKQENLVLETSEQQFVYLFINYMLPSLFLLVPIITASVVAANSFAGEKERRTLESLLFSPVPIKTLFVSKILGSFIPSLLVSFLSFLLSGMIINILGFQLFEEMIFPSANWLALIFCLSPMVSLMTVLLIVFISSRVKTYQEAQNIGGLIILPAVGMMAGQSSGLFFVGAQITLLISLVILIVNAVLLQRITKYNDRFMLFEKQIH, from the coding sequence ATGAATAGCGCAATGATGAAGGCGATCATCAAAAAAGATTTAAGGGATATTTTTCGCAGTAAAAATTTGTTTGCTACGCTGATTATTATTCCGGTTATTTTTTCAGCAATCATACCCGCAGCTCTCCTGGGAAGTGCTCTTATTTTTGATATCGAAGAGATGGCTGGAAATGATGCACAGAAGCTGATCAGCAGTTTCCTGACTCATTTGAAACAGGAGAATCTTGTGCTTGAAACATCGGAACAGCAATTTGTTTATTTGTTTATTAACTACATGCTTCCGTCCTTGTTTTTGCTGGTGCCGATTATCACGGCAAGTGTTGTAGCCGCCAACAGCTTTGCAGGGGAAAAGGAGCGGCGTACACTTGAGAGTTTGCTTTTTTCTCCTGTGCCGATTAAAACACTCTTTGTGAGCAAAATCCTTGGATCTTTTATTCCGTCTCTTCTCGTCTCCTTTTTGAGCTTTTTGCTGAGCGGAATGATTATTAATATTCTGGGGTTTCAGCTGTTTGAAGAAATGATCTTTCCATCTGCCAATTGGCTTGCGCTGATCTTTTGTCTTTCACCAATGGTGTCTCTTATGACGGTCTTGCTTATCGTCTTTATCTCCTCTCGTGTCAAAACGTATCAGGAAGCTCAGAACATTGGAGGCTTGATTATCCTGCCTGCTGTGGGAATGATGGCTGGTCAGTCAAGCGGTTTATTCTTTGTGGGAGCACAAATTACGCTGCTGATCTCACTTGTGATCCTGATCGTGAATGCCGTTTTGCTGCAGAGAATCACGAAGTACAATGATCGGTTTATGCTATTTGAAAAACAGATTCATTGA
- a CDS encoding acyl-CoA thioesterase, which produces MTQIPNSKPCSESRVFQTNRVLPPDTNNHQTLFGGKLMASIDVVASISAAKHCRSECVTASMDSVDFLHPIRPTDAVHLESFVTFTGRSSMEVFVKVTAEDLKSGESRVAATSFITFVSLNEQGKPKAVPRVYPETEEEKYLFDSGEERSLIRKARRKASITFSEQIKQY; this is translated from the coding sequence ATGACACAAATACCTAACAGCAAACCGTGTTCAGAATCAAGAGTCTTCCAAACAAACCGTGTACTTCCGCCTGATACGAATAATCATCAAACCTTGTTCGGCGGGAAATTAATGGCTTCAATAGATGTTGTAGCCTCAATTTCAGCTGCTAAACATTGCCGGTCAGAATGTGTCACAGCATCCATGGATTCGGTGGATTTTCTGCATCCGATTCGTCCGACTGATGCGGTGCATCTAGAATCTTTCGTCACATTCACGGGAAGATCATCGATGGAGGTATTCGTGAAAGTAACGGCAGAAGATTTAAAAAGCGGTGAATCCAGAGTTGCAGCGACAAGCTTTATCACATTTGTTTCATTGAATGAACAGGGTAAGCCAAAAGCCGTTCCGCGAGTTTATCCTGAAACAGAAGAGGAAAAATATTTATTTGATTCAGGTGAGGAGCGCTCGCTCATCAGGAAGGCAAGAAGAAAAGCGAGTATTACATTCTCTGAGCAAATTAAGCAATATTAA
- a CDS encoding alpha/beta fold hydrolase gives METRVNQIELNGLTFQYRESGEPSAPLVALHALGKSAESWDQVAAVLGEKYRVLALDQRGHGGSDRTSTYTFELMCDDLLHFANAMNLERFTLIGHSMGGTVSYLFSETFPSRIERLIVEDTPPPFLDKPIEVPSKPSDPLPFDWLVVPSILRQLNEPNPEWWTRLTDIIMPTLIIGGGSSHIPQNKLQEVSELIPNCELVTIEDAGHFVHDANLPAFLAAVKSFLHL, from the coding sequence ATGGAAACACGGGTGAATCAAATTGAGTTGAATGGACTCACTTTTCAATATCGTGAGAGTGGGGAACCTTCTGCACCGCTTGTTGCACTTCACGCGCTGGGAAAAAGTGCAGAATCATGGGATCAAGTGGCTGCCGTATTAGGAGAAAAATACCGCGTTCTAGCATTAGATCAACGGGGTCATGGTGGGAGTGACAGAACCAGTACATACACTTTTGAACTGATGTGCGATGACTTGCTTCATTTTGCGAATGCTATGAATTTGGAACGATTTACGTTAATTGGTCATTCCATGGGGGGGACAGTATCCTATCTTTTCTCGGAAACATTTCCGTCAAGGATAGAACGGTTGATTGTAGAAGACACTCCTCCTCCTTTTCTGGATAAGCCGATCGAAGTTCCTTCTAAACCATCTGATCCCCTGCCGTTTGATTGGCTGGTTGTGCCTTCGATTCTGCGGCAGCTTAATGAACCAAATCCCGAATGGTGGACGCGACTTACCGACATTATCATGCCGACTCTTATTATAGGCGGTGGGTCCAGTCATATTCCTCAAAACAAATTGCAGGAAGTTTCTGAGCTTATTCCGAATTGCGAATTGGTGACGATAGAAGATGCTGGGCACTTTGTGCATGATGCTAATTTACCGGCCTTCTTAGCTGCCGTAAAAAGTTTTCTTCACTTATGA
- a CDS encoding LysR family transcriptional regulator — translation MEIRQFITFRTIVDVGSYTNAAIKLGYTQSTITSHIKALEEEIGGELFTYVKRELKLTSLGKELIPLADELLYTYNRISQMKNHDKVSGELKIAAPESLTISRLGSILREYSTKYPDVKIILSNGTCGQNQKDLMSGHVDIAFMVWPKLEVNNCLHYQLHKEEIVLITSPNKNQHFDDYKNKVTTDYFITNEEGCSYRSMFERYLANNKLPKFQTMELWSLEAIKQSVMSGLGFSVLPYITVKNEVEKGLLNILEHNERFEPIYSHVLVKSKKWQSPAVEKFIELTLESVRPPIYG, via the coding sequence ATGGAAATACGACAATTTATTACTTTCCGAACAATTGTTGATGTCGGGAGTTACACAAATGCTGCAATAAAATTAGGCTATACTCAATCAACAATTACTTCTCATATTAAAGCATTGGAAGAAGAAATCGGCGGAGAATTATTTACTTACGTCAAGCGAGAGTTAAAATTGACCTCCTTAGGAAAAGAATTAATTCCTTTGGCCGATGAATTGCTATATACGTATAATCGTATATCCCAAATGAAGAATCATGACAAAGTAAGTGGAGAATTAAAAATTGCTGCACCTGAGTCATTAACTATTTCTAGATTAGGGTCTATTCTGCGAGAGTATTCAACTAAATATCCAGACGTTAAGATTATATTGAGTAACGGAACTTGTGGGCAAAACCAAAAAGACCTTATGAGTGGACATGTTGATATTGCTTTTATGGTTTGGCCCAAATTAGAAGTAAATAATTGTCTTCACTATCAATTACACAAAGAAGAGATCGTTTTAATTACTAGTCCGAATAAAAATCAACATTTTGATGATTATAAAAATAAGGTGACTACTGACTACTTTATTACAAATGAAGAGGGATGCAGTTATCGTTCCATGTTTGAGAGATACTTAGCCAACAATAAACTGCCTAAATTTCAGACAATGGAACTATGGAGTTTGGAAGCTATTAAACAATCAGTAATGAGTGGTTTAGGATTTTCTGTATTACCCTATATCACGGTAAAAAATGAGGTTGAAAAAGGGTTATTAAATATTCTTGAACACAATGAGAGGTTTGAACCCATCTACTCACATGTACTCGTCAAGTCAAAAAAATGGCAATCCCCTGCGGTTGAAAAGTTTATTGAGTTAACATTAGAATCAGTACGGCCACCGATTTATGGCTGA
- a CDS encoding ABC transporter ATP-binding protein, with the protein MIEVAGVSKTFGSQTVLKNVNFKAEQGKIVGLLGPNGAGKTTFIRILNGVIKADSGTISILNHDPVTHGDEIRKISGIVTEGAGLYHQLSGEENLAFFADLYGVKDKSRIIQLLELFDLAEHKDKPAGTYSTGMKKRLALGKALLHSPKLLFLDEPTNGLDPDGIKMVLAYLKKYNEETGTTMIICSHVLHQLEPVCDSFAFLLNQTIVEQGTMAELEKKYLKEIKVKVNTDMKLHRKGYLEFPCEQRAEGEVIFTLPAKEDIPFLLKGILEKHHVYSAEILNHDLESIYFKVREMHNE; encoded by the coding sequence ATGATTGAAGTCGCGGGTGTTTCAAAAACGTTTGGCAGTCAGACTGTGCTGAAGAACGTCAATTTCAAAGCAGAACAAGGAAAGATTGTAGGGCTCCTTGGACCAAACGGAGCTGGGAAAACAACATTTATCCGAATATTAAACGGCGTCATTAAAGCTGACAGCGGGACGATTTCGATCCTGAATCATGATCCTGTAACACATGGCGATGAGATCAGAAAGATTTCAGGAATTGTCACAGAAGGTGCAGGTTTGTATCATCAATTAAGCGGTGAAGAAAACTTAGCTTTTTTTGCAGATTTATATGGAGTCAAGGATAAATCCAGAATCATTCAATTGCTTGAGCTGTTTGATCTGGCTGAACATAAAGATAAACCTGCAGGAACGTACAGTACAGGCATGAAAAAAAGGCTCGCGCTTGGAAAAGCGCTTTTACACAGTCCGAAATTGCTGTTTCTGGATGAACCGACAAATGGCCTCGATCCGGACGGCATCAAAATGGTACTCGCTTATTTGAAAAAATACAACGAAGAAACCGGCACAACTATGATTATCTGTTCTCATGTATTGCATCAGCTGGAACCTGTTTGCGATTCCTTCGCTTTTCTTCTGAATCAGACCATTGTTGAGCAAGGCACAATGGCTGAACTTGAGAAAAAGTATTTAAAAGAAATCAAGGTAAAAGTAAACACAGATATGAAGCTTCATAGAAAAGGATACTTGGAGTTTCCTTGTGAACAACGTGCAGAAGGCGAAGTCATTTTCACACTGCCTGCAAAAGAAGACATACCTTTTTTACTGAAGGGGATTTTAGAAAAGCATCATGTCTATTCCGCAGAAATTTTAAATCATGATCTTGAATCCATTTATTTTAAAGTAAGGGAGATGCACAATGAATAG
- a CDS encoding CPBP family intramembrane glutamic endopeptidase produces MKLALLIAGICFASGFLLLPYQMNSLKSAVSANEFEEMTGGASMVVLSLVSSVQLFIMSFLLAFLGFKLARKTGFSFDILQSLFEKGKKRPFNRSSLLLSIVLGTVAGFIIVGSDRFYFQYQIQEIGGSTPEFSWLGLFAGVLAGGLFEETLMRLFLVSLLVWIFQKTAGRKRQQLPKSYFWAAIIIASLVFAAGHLPFTSMVFGDLTGIILFRCFLLNGIGGLFFGYLYWKKGYEYAIVSHMFAHISLQLLFIPLFY; encoded by the coding sequence TTGAAATTAGCTTTATTGATTGCAGGCATCTGTTTTGCATCTGGTTTTCTTTTGCTGCCATATCAAATGAATTCATTAAAATCAGCGGTGTCTGCAAATGAATTTGAGGAAATGACCGGCGGTGCCTCCATGGTTGTTTTATCTCTAGTATCATCTGTTCAATTATTTATAATGAGTTTCCTCCTTGCATTTCTTGGTTTTAAACTGGCACGAAAAACTGGTTTTTCTTTTGACATCCTGCAATCGCTCTTTGAAAAAGGGAAAAAGAGGCCATTCAACCGTTCATCTCTGCTGCTCTCCATTGTTCTTGGAACAGTGGCAGGATTCATTATTGTCGGTTCAGACCGCTTTTACTTTCAGTATCAGATTCAGGAGATAGGGGGAAGCACGCCTGAATTCTCTTGGCTTGGATTATTCGCAGGTGTTCTGGCAGGCGGATTGTTTGAGGAAACCCTGATGCGGCTGTTTTTAGTCAGTTTGCTGGTATGGATTTTTCAAAAAACGGCCGGAAGAAAGAGGCAGCAGCTGCCGAAATCTTATTTCTGGGCTGCCATCATCATCGCTTCACTAGTATTTGCTGCTGGCCATTTACCGTTCACTTCAATGGTATTTGGTGATTTAACGGGTATCATTCTTTTCCGCTGCTTCCTGCTGAATGGTATTGGAGGTTTGTTCTTCGGTTACCTCTATTGGAAAAAAGGGTATGAGTATGCAATCGTCTCGCACATGTTTGCTCATATCTCGCTGCAGCTGCTGTTTATTCCATTATTCTATTAA
- a CDS encoding VOC family protein, whose amino-acid sequence MIKQIDHLVLTVKDIEETIKFYTIFLGMKEETFGLGRKALCFGFQKINLHEAGNEFEPKAKHPLPGSADLCFISDENIEKVITHLRKNNVMIEEGPVKRTGALGPILSVYIRDPDQNLIEISHYLEKE is encoded by the coding sequence GTGATAAAACAAATCGACCATCTGGTTTTAACAGTAAAAGATATAGAAGAGACTATAAAGTTTTATACAATTTTTTTGGGAATGAAAGAGGAAACCTTTGGGTTAGGAAGAAAAGCGTTGTGTTTTGGATTTCAAAAAATAAATTTACATGAGGCTGGTAATGAATTTGAGCCTAAAGCAAAACACCCACTACCTGGATCTGCTGATCTTTGTTTTATTTCTGATGAAAATATAGAGAAGGTAATAACGCATCTGAGAAAAAATAATGTGATGATTGAGGAGGGTCCTGTAAAAAGAACAGGTGCACTCGGTCCAATTTTATCCGTATATATTAGAGACCCAGATCAGAATCTCATTGAGATATCACATTACCTAGAGAAGGAATAA
- a CDS encoding LysE family transporter, which produces MNFTAFLSYVIITSFTPGPSNILVMNEARRFGFKGSIRFNSGIISGFIILGAVTSLMTTSLYKWVPMVEPYFKVVGASYLLYLAWKITFSKKNNDKDIYGKSSFFSGLFFQILNIKSILYFLTAASTFILPYVNSNISILFFVCLTILIGCAALLLWAIFGSAFKKVFAKYDKIINLIMCLLLIYSAITIF; this is translated from the coding sequence GTGAATTTTACAGCATTCCTTTCCTACGTAATTATTACATCCTTTACACCGGGACCAAGTAATATTTTAGTAATGAATGAAGCAAGAAGATTTGGATTTAAAGGCTCCATACGCTTCAACAGTGGAATCATTTCAGGGTTTATTATTCTAGGTGCAGTAACCTCATTGATGACTACAAGTCTTTATAAGTGGGTACCAATGGTAGAACCCTACTTTAAAGTCGTGGGTGCCTCATATTTATTGTATCTAGCATGGAAAATTACTTTTTCTAAAAAAAATAATGATAAAGACATTTACGGAAAGTCTTCTTTTTTCTCAGGGCTGTTTTTCCAGATTCTCAATATAAAAAGTATATTGTACTTTTTAACAGCAGCGTCAACTTTCATCCTTCCTTATGTTAATTCAAATATATCTATACTCTTTTTTGTGTGTTTAACAATACTAATAGGTTGCGCCGCATTGTTATTGTGGGCTATATTTGGCTCGGCTTTTAAGAAGGTATTTGCAAAATACGATAAAATAATCAATTTGATAATGTGTTTGTTGCTCATCTATTCTGCAATTACAATTTTCTAA
- a CDS encoding helix-turn-helix domain-containing protein, with amino-acid sequence MNKSKMNLILHPVRMKIVQSLLNGKEMTVGQLGERAKDVPQATLYRHLNKLLKAKIIQVVKENQIRGTVEKVYALNEPSVQSQEDFLNLSSEEHLELFMNFTTQLMGMYENYLQQGEADLMKDGVSYTVANVHLSDTEFMELIKGMAELLQKAMLNKPSPERTGRNIATIVIPQK; translated from the coding sequence TTGAATAAATCAAAGATGAACCTGATCCTGCATCCTGTGAGAATGAAAATTGTTCAATCTCTGCTGAACGGCAAAGAAATGACTGTTGGCCAATTGGGGGAGCGGGCCAAAGATGTTCCTCAGGCGACACTGTACAGACATCTTAATAAACTTCTTAAAGCCAAGATCATTCAAGTTGTAAAAGAAAATCAAATTAGAGGAACGGTTGAAAAAGTTTATGCGCTTAATGAACCATCTGTACAGTCGCAGGAAGACTTTTTAAACTTATCAAGTGAAGAGCATTTAGAATTGTTCATGAATTTTACAACTCAGCTGATGGGCATGTATGAGAATTATTTACAGCAGGGAGAAGCTGATTTGATGAAAGATGGAGTAAGTTACACTGTAGCAAATGTTCATTTATCAGATACCGAATTTATGGAACTGATAAAGGGTATGGCTGAACTGCTGCAAAAGGCCATGCTTAATAAACCTTCGCCCGAACGTACAGGAAGAAACATTGCAACGATCGTCATACCGCAAAAGTAA
- a CDS encoding SurA N-terminal domain-containing protein encodes MKKVMLPLITGLMAVVLAACGGNEESKEAKNDAKNDAKTAETDQQKDQQKQMEEMQKKLEAQQVDEKKTVALVNDEKILGSDYNSVLQSTQGQMQQMGQDPTSKEAAEQVKKQTLDSLVGQTLLLQEANKKGYKASDEDVKKQLDETRKQFKTEKEFEAALKKSGMDMKTLEAQIADDIKFRQYIEKEVPAGEISDEEIQKTYDQYAEQGKSSGQEVPKLAEVKPQIEQSLQQQKQQEQLAQKVEELKKNAKIDLKI; translated from the coding sequence ATGAAAAAAGTCATGTTACCATTAATAACCGGTCTAATGGCTGTTGTTTTAGCAGCATGCGGAGGCAATGAAGAAAGCAAAGAAGCAAAAAATGATGCAAAAAATGATGCAAAAACAGCCGAAACCGATCAGCAGAAGGATCAGCAAAAGCAAATGGAAGAAATGCAAAAGAAATTAGAAGCGCAGCAAGTGGATGAAAAGAAAACTGTTGCTCTTGTGAATGACGAAAAAATCCTTGGCAGCGACTATAACAGCGTCCTGCAATCAACTCAGGGCCAAATGCAGCAAATGGGACAAGACCCTACTTCTAAAGAAGCTGCAGAGCAAGTGAAAAAACAAACACTTGACAGCTTAGTCGGACAAACCCTTCTTCTTCAAGAGGCAAACAAAAAAGGCTATAAAGCATCTGATGAAGACGTTAAAAAGCAGCTTGACGAAACGAGAAAACAGTTTAAAACTGAAAAGGAATTCGAAGCAGCTCTTAAAAAATCTGGCATGGACATGAAAACACTTGAAGCTCAAATTGCAGATGATATTAAATTCAGACAGTATATTGAAAAAGAAGTGCCTGCAGGTGAAATCTCAGATGAAGAAATTCAAAAAACATATGACCAATACGCTGAGCAAGGAAAAAGCAGCGGACAGGAAGTTCCAAAACTTGCAGAAGTAAAACCTCAGATTGAACAATCTCTTCAGCAGCAAAAACAGCAGGAACAGCTTGCTCAAAAAGTGGAAGAACTGAAGAAAAACGCGAAGATTGATCTTAAAATTTAA